The following proteins are co-located in the Sulfitobacter guttiformis genome:
- a CDS encoding DUF1217 domain-containing protein has product MFQPVIPIGGLGGWRFLQQTYDSQFKAFTQSTQLQRGSDYFRENINKITSAEELVADRRLLTVALGAFGLQDDINSKFFIRKILEEGTVNDDALANRFSDPRYKEMSQAFGFGPGEFLKVAEPVFAEAIIDRFERIEFEVAAGQQNESMRFALYAEREMGSLAADDMSNDAKWFTLMGEPPLRNLFEKALNLPKAFGQIDLDQQLSVFKDKA; this is encoded by the coding sequence ATGTTCCAGCCTGTCATTCCTATCGGCGGTCTAGGAGGGTGGCGATTCCTTCAGCAGACGTACGATAGCCAATTCAAAGCATTTACGCAAAGCACTCAGCTGCAGCGGGGGAGTGATTACTTCCGCGAAAACATTAATAAGATTACCAGCGCCGAAGAGCTGGTCGCCGATCGTAGACTTTTAACTGTCGCGCTGGGCGCCTTCGGCTTGCAAGACGACATAAACAGCAAATTTTTCATTCGGAAAATTCTAGAAGAAGGAACGGTGAACGACGATGCGCTTGCGAACCGTTTCAGTGATCCTCGATACAAAGAAATGTCGCAGGCGTTCGGTTTCGGCCCCGGAGAGTTTCTCAAAGTTGCAGAGCCGGTTTTTGCAGAGGCAATAATCGATCGATTTGAGAGGATCGAGTTTGAGGTCGCTGCCGGTCAACAAAACGAAAGCATGCGTTTCGCTCTTTATGCAGAGCGTGAGATGGGATCACTGGCAGCTGACGATATGTCCAATGATGCCAAGTGGTTCACGCTTATGGGCGAGCCCCCATTAAGGAACTTGTTTGAAAAGGCCCTCAACCTTCCAAAGGCATTTGGGCAAATTGACCTGGATCAGCAGCTGAGCGTGTTCAAAGACAAAGCTTAA
- a CDS encoding FliI/YscN family ATPase yields the protein MTETFLIDGLTAHIATLRAVRPVGRISRADGAALHVIGLAPNASIGDGMQVYRKRAAPLRGEVVQIIGDTVVMLAEEPTDGVSLNDRATLISRSIIAPSTHWLGRIIDPMGRPLDGKPLLRGAVACPLLCPPPNAADRRPFGTRISTGLAVTNTMLPMVKGQRMGLFAGSGVGKSTLLGKFARHMTADVVVIAMIGERGRELRHFVDEVLGKKGLARSVVVAATSDQSPLLRRRCAWTAMAVAEYYRNQGLSVLFLADSITRFAEAHREVAVAAGEAPVLRGYPPSTTHLITSLCERAGPGAGPQGDITALFSVLVAGSDMDEPIADILRGVLDGHIVLDRSIAERGRFPAVDVLRSVSRSLPAAANARENNLLSQTRKMLSVYDSNAMMIRAGLYTQGTDPEVDKAIQLHPEIELFLSKEEPEDAQRSFSQLELILRRAGAKLT from the coding sequence ATGACAGAAACTTTTCTTATCGACGGGCTGACCGCCCATATCGCCACATTGCGGGCTGTGCGTCCCGTCGGCCGGATCAGTCGTGCGGATGGAGCGGCGCTTCACGTGATCGGTCTGGCTCCGAACGCTTCGATCGGGGACGGGATGCAAGTATACCGCAAACGAGCTGCACCACTGCGCGGGGAAGTGGTTCAAATCATTGGTGATACTGTAGTTATGCTTGCGGAGGAGCCAACAGATGGTGTTAGTCTGAATGATCGGGCAACCCTGATATCACGAAGTATCATCGCCCCCTCGACACACTGGCTCGGTCGGATTATTGATCCGATGGGGCGGCCGCTTGATGGCAAGCCACTACTGCGCGGTGCAGTCGCCTGCCCTCTTTTGTGCCCACCACCGAATGCCGCTGATAGACGCCCCTTCGGAACAAGAATCAGTACTGGCCTTGCGGTAACGAACACCATGCTACCGATGGTAAAAGGGCAACGGATGGGTTTGTTTGCAGGGTCTGGCGTGGGCAAATCGACCCTTCTCGGTAAATTTGCCCGCCATATGACTGCAGATGTCGTCGTGATTGCAATGATCGGGGAGCGAGGGCGCGAACTACGTCATTTTGTAGATGAAGTCTTAGGAAAGAAGGGGCTTGCCCGCTCCGTCGTGGTTGCAGCAACGTCCGATCAATCACCTCTCTTGCGGCGGCGATGCGCCTGGACTGCGATGGCAGTAGCCGAATATTATCGCAACCAGGGACTATCCGTCCTCTTTCTTGCCGATTCAATCACCCGCTTCGCAGAAGCACATCGCGAGGTGGCTGTTGCAGCGGGAGAGGCGCCTGTCCTACGCGGTTATCCCCCCTCAACAACCCACCTCATCACATCACTTTGTGAGCGGGCTGGCCCGGGCGCCGGACCTCAGGGCGATATTACTGCGCTATTCAGTGTGCTGGTGGCAGGATCAGACATGGATGAACCAATCGCTGATATTCTGCGCGGGGTACTCGACGGGCATATCGTTCTCGATCGTTCCATAGCCGAGCGCGGGCGCTTTCCCGCAGTTGATGTTTTACGCTCCGTCTCCCGCAGTCTCCCTGCGGCGGCAAACGCGCGCGAAAACAATTTGCTCTCGCAAACGCGCAAAATGCTAAGCGTGTATGACAGCAATGCAATGATGATCCGTGCAGGCCTCTATACGCAAGGGACAGATCCTGAAGTCGATAAAGCGATCCAACTACATCCCGAGATTGAGTTGTTTCTATCAAAAGAAGAGCCTGAGGATGCGCAGCGCAGTTTTAGCCAACTCGAGTTGATACTGCGCCGGGCGGGCGCGAAACTAACCTAA
- a CDS encoding flagellin N-terminal helical domain-containing protein: MSSINTNNGAMVALQTLKSINANLTDTQNAISTGKDVATAKDNASVWAISKVMESDVSGLDAVTESLATGQSAVAVASAGAELIVETIKEMQALAISAQSEGANFTQIDAEMTAKKEQLDSIVAGSQFNGVNLLNTDTDGNGATGLTVVGSINRIGGGAATATTIDVASADLEATVTNITLTGTADIADAATTYTELETMLTAAITGAANLGTSAKRLDDQSDFVSKLSDSLKSGIGALVDTDMEAASAKLQALQTQQQLGVQALSIANQAPQTILSLFR, from the coding sequence ATGTCGAGCATTAACACAAACAATGGCGCAATGGTTGCGCTGCAAACTCTCAAATCTATCAATGCCAACCTGACAGACACGCAAAATGCGATTTCGACGGGTAAAGACGTCGCGACTGCTAAAGATAATGCGTCGGTCTGGGCGATCTCTAAGGTGATGGAATCAGATGTATCGGGCCTCGACGCTGTGACAGAGAGTCTTGCAACGGGTCAGTCTGCTGTTGCGGTGGCCAGTGCGGGAGCAGAATTGATTGTAGAGACGATCAAAGAGATGCAGGCGCTTGCTATTTCAGCGCAATCCGAGGGCGCAAACTTTACCCAGATCGATGCTGAGATGACCGCCAAAAAAGAGCAGCTAGATTCCATCGTCGCAGGGTCACAGTTTAATGGGGTCAACCTGCTCAATACCGATACCGACGGGAATGGCGCAACCGGCCTGACGGTTGTTGGTTCGATCAACCGGATCGGTGGTGGTGCTGCGACTGCGACAACTATTGATGTGGCTTCTGCAGACCTTGAGGCGACGGTGACCAATATCACGCTCACAGGTACGGCTGATATTGCGGATGCCGCGACGACCTACACAGAGCTTGAGACCATGCTTACCGCAGCGATTACAGGTGCGGCAAACTTGGGTACGTCTGCGAAGCGTCTGGATGATCAGTCCGACTTTGTCTCCAAACTTTCTGATTCGCTGAAATCCGGTATTGGGGCACTTGTGGATACCGATATGGAAGCCGCATCTGCAAAACTCCAAGCTTTGCAGACGCAACAGCAGTTGGGCGTCCAGGCGCTGTCAATCGCCAACCAGGCACCCCAAACGATCCTGTCTTTGTTCCGTTAA
- a CDS encoding flagellar hook-basal body complex protein codes for MESTSYITLSRQSGLQREMQVVANNIANAATTGFRAEGMIFSEYVKSVDGGASLSMGQGNIGKTSYEQGGLSQTNGTYDFAIEGDGYFLVQTPQGDRLTRAGAFSPNAEGQLVTPDGFPVLDDGRAPLFVPAGAGTLAVSSDGTLSINGAPLGQMAVVRPLEPLNMIREDGVMFRADAGDEPAEARILQGFVENSNVNPLLELSRMIEVQRAYEMGQSFLKTEDERVRAAVKTLTENS; via the coding sequence ATGGAAAGTACCAGTTACATCACGCTGAGTCGTCAATCAGGCCTACAACGAGAGATGCAGGTGGTGGCAAACAACATCGCCAATGCAGCCACTACCGGATTTCGTGCAGAAGGCATGATTTTTTCCGAATATGTAAAATCTGTGGATGGCGGTGCGTCGCTTTCTATGGGGCAGGGCAATATCGGTAAAACCTCGTATGAGCAGGGTGGGTTGAGCCAGACGAACGGCACCTATGATTTTGCAATCGAGGGCGATGGGTATTTTCTGGTCCAGACCCCTCAGGGCGATCGACTTACCCGTGCTGGCGCGTTCTCGCCCAATGCCGAGGGCCAGTTGGTAACACCCGACGGGTTTCCGGTGCTTGATGACGGGCGCGCTCCTCTATTTGTGCCTGCAGGTGCCGGGACCCTCGCCGTGTCTTCTGACGGCACATTGAGCATTAACGGCGCGCCTCTTGGCCAGATGGCGGTCGTGCGCCCGTTGGAGCCGCTCAACATGATCCGTGAGGATGGCGTGATGTTTCGCGCAGATGCCGGTGATGAACCTGCAGAAGCCCGGATCTTGCAGGGATTTGTGGAGAACTCGAACGTGAATCCTCTGCTGGAACTTTCCCGCATGATCGAAGTGCAGCGCGCCTATGAGATGGGGCAAAGTTTCTTGAAAACCGAAGACGAGCGTGTGCGCGCTGCCGTCAAAACCCTCACTGAAAACAGTTAA
- the flaF gene encoding flagellar biosynthesis regulator FlaF, whose product MNATTLAHRGYAPTAAPLKSARRAEYEVIARITSRMMSALQAKNFNGLIHAIHENRTLWRKLAIDLADPENLLPDDLRARLIYLSEFTEQHSRKVIAREASATALVEINTAILRGLK is encoded by the coding sequence GTGAACGCCACAACACTTGCCCATCGCGGGTATGCACCGACGGCTGCGCCATTAAAATCGGCGCGTAGAGCGGAATATGAAGTTATTGCCCGGATCACCTCTCGTATGATGTCTGCTTTGCAGGCCAAAAATTTTAATGGATTAATCCATGCTATCCATGAAAACCGTACGCTCTGGCGTAAGTTGGCGATTGATCTAGCAGACCCGGAAAATCTGCTGCCTGACGATTTGCGTGCGAGATTGATTTATCTTTCTGAATTTACTGAACAACATAGCCGAAAAGTCATCGCGCGCGAGGCTTCCGCAACGGCGCTGGTTGAGATTAACACCGCCATTTTGCGTGGCTTGAAATAG
- a CDS encoding flagellar basal body-associated FliL family protein encodes MIMKLFPLVFLLIGIGAGVGAGIFLRPDTSLEAAITEEGSAHADDASEGTSDKSSDDHAQEDHVKDETESHEYAKLNNQFVVPIVAEERVIALVVIALSIEVAAGKTEAVFLREPKVRDSFLQVLFDHANIGGFEGNFTNAEMLGRLRTALKEVGQRDLGKDIVKDVLIVEIARQDY; translated from the coding sequence ATGATCATGAAACTTTTCCCTTTGGTTTTTTTACTTATTGGCATCGGCGCAGGTGTTGGCGCTGGTATCTTCCTTCGGCCTGACACCTCTCTAGAGGCCGCAATCACTGAAGAGGGGAGTGCTCATGCAGATGATGCAAGCGAGGGTACCAGCGATAAAAGCAGTGATGATCATGCACAAGAAGATCATGTTAAAGATGAGACCGAATCTCACGAATACGCCAAGCTCAACAATCAATTTGTCGTCCCGATTGTTGCTGAGGAACGTGTCATCGCATTGGTTGTCATAGCATTGAGTATTGAGGTTGCAGCAGGCAAAACTGAAGCCGTGTTTCTGCGCGAACCCAAGGTACGGGACAGTTTTTTGCAAGTTCTGTTCGATCATGCGAACATTGGAGGGTTCGAGGGCAATTTTACCAACGCTGAAATGTTGGGACGTCTGCGCACAGCCCTCAAGGAAGTTGGCCAAAGAGATCTTGGCAAAGACATTGTAAAGGATGTGCTCATCGTGGAAATTGCACGTCAGGATTA
- a CDS encoding rod-binding protein, with product MIPVTPFGLTTGQSLTPHDSALMEAARNLEASFLAEMLKSAGLGQTSENFGGGVGEDQFGSFLIQEQAKHIVQAGGIGLAQSLFNALKEQAHDV from the coding sequence ATGATTCCCGTAACGCCCTTCGGTTTAACAACCGGGCAGTCCCTGACCCCTCATGATTCCGCATTAATGGAAGCGGCCCGCAATCTCGAAGCATCGTTTCTGGCGGAAATGCTGAAGTCTGCCGGCCTTGGGCAAACGAGCGAAAATTTTGGTGGCGGTGTTGGCGAGGATCAGTTTGGTTCGTTTTTGATACAGGAGCAGGCCAAACATATCGTACAAGCCGGCGGTATCGGCCTCGCCCAATCGCTCTTTAACGCTTTGAAGGAGCAGGCCCATGACGTCTAA
- the flgH gene encoding flagellar basal body L-ring protein FlgH, whose amino-acid sequence MHKLMKIICFSVLGLFMACARADHMGSPPSFTSAAEAPETKAMIEPGLPAVILSRNPSDAASLWSPTRASLLGDRRAVVRGDILTVVIEIDEKAEISNSSDRSRSGSETLGVPGLFGLPQRLDTKLPDGASSAELVGINSQSSSSGDGSVKRNEKLELRIASTVIDVLPNGVLSISGSQELRVNFELRELLVTGFVRPEDVSRQNEITYDKIASARVSYGGRGQISDVQQPRIGQQVIDAVLPF is encoded by the coding sequence ATGCACAAACTAATGAAAATCATATGCTTTTCTGTTTTGGGCCTGTTCATGGCTTGTGCAAGGGCTGATCATATGGGCAGCCCGCCCAGTTTTACTTCAGCCGCAGAGGCGCCAGAGACAAAAGCCATGATTGAGCCGGGACTACCTGCGGTTATCCTGAGCCGGAACCCATCGGATGCCGCATCTTTGTGGTCACCAACCCGTGCCTCCCTGTTGGGTGATCGCCGTGCGGTAGTCCGCGGGGATATTTTGACTGTCGTGATCGAGATAGACGAAAAAGCTGAAATCTCCAATTCGTCAGACCGCAGCCGGTCAGGATCAGAAACTCTTGGTGTGCCAGGCCTTTTTGGACTGCCGCAGCGCCTTGATACCAAGCTGCCTGATGGGGCCTCATCGGCGGAACTGGTGGGCATCAACTCTCAAAGTAGTTCCTCTGGGGATGGATCGGTCAAGCGCAACGAAAAGCTCGAGCTACGCATTGCCTCAACGGTCATTGATGTCCTGCCAAACGGTGTATTATCGATTTCGGGCAGTCAGGAGTTAAGGGTGAATTTCGAGCTGCGTGAGCTTTTGGTAACCGGCTTCGTGCGCCCTGAAGACGTCTCACGCCAGAACGAGATCACCTACGATAAAATCGCCTCGGCAAGGGTCTCATATGGCGGGCGAGGTCAGATCAGCGATGTCCAGCAGCCGAGAATTGGACAACAGGTCATTGACGCAGTTTTACCATTTTAG
- a CDS encoding FlgB family protein, with protein MFENLKVFKTAAAMAGHAAQSQALISQNVANADTPGYVGKQLAPFEALYAPVDAAGSQRATRQGHLHGSISGQQMSATDMRNGDNPNQNTVSLEAELLKAAEAKSNHDRSLAIYKSALDVLRAAVRTR; from the coding sequence ATGTTCGAAAATCTTAAAGTATTCAAGACCGCGGCTGCGATGGCCGGTCATGCCGCGCAAAGTCAGGCGCTAATCTCGCAGAATGTCGCAAATGCCGATACGCCGGGGTATGTCGGCAAGCAGTTGGCCCCCTTTGAGGCGCTTTATGCGCCGGTTGATGCTGCTGGAAGTCAGCGTGCGACACGTCAGGGACATCTTCACGGCAGCATATCTGGCCAACAGATGTCCGCAACCGACATGCGCAATGGCGACAACCCAAACCAAAATACAGTTTCGCTTGAAGCCGAGCTGCTCAAGGCTGCTGAGGCAAAGAGTAATCATGACCGCTCACTTGCGATTTATAAATCCGCACTCGACGTGCTGCGCGCCGCAGTGCGTACAAGATAG
- the flbT gene encoding flagellar biosynthesis repressor FlbT has product MSGLVLKLGPKERVLINGAVIENGDRRSRLAIMTPDAKILRLRDAIHPEDVRTPVRRALFAVQLVLSGDKDAESAHLPLLRQVEELSQVFTDPDSRQMLAEASQAVIEKQHYRTLKALRALLPREERLLAVRPS; this is encoded by the coding sequence ATGAGTGGTCTTGTCTTAAAACTGGGTCCCAAAGAACGGGTGTTGATCAACGGCGCTGTAATCGAAAATGGAGACCGTCGAAGCCGTCTGGCGATCATGACGCCCGATGCAAAAATTCTGAGGCTGCGGGATGCCATCCACCCCGAGGACGTCAGGACTCCTGTGCGTCGTGCCCTGTTTGCGGTGCAGCTGGTTCTATCTGGTGACAAGGATGCTGAGAGCGCTCACTTGCCGCTGCTGCGGCAAGTAGAAGAGCTGAGTCAGGTTTTTACTGATCCTGACAGTCGTCAAATGCTGGCTGAAGCAAGTCAGGCAGTGATCGAAAAGCAGCATTACCGGACGTTAAAAGCTCTTCGAGCACTGTTGCCGCGCGAAGAGCGGCTTCTGGCCGTCAGGCCTAGCTGA
- the flgC gene encoding flagellar basal body rod protein FlgC, which yields MSDFSSARSVSASGMQAQAQRLRHLSENISNADTPGYRRKMISFETALGQGDSIAKVEVGRVRLDQTELSQIYDPSHPLADAGGQYSGSNVNLLIELADAREAQRSYEANLKMFDQARKMSSSLMQLLRN from the coding sequence ATGAGTGATTTTTCATCCGCACGATCTGTATCAGCCAGCGGAATGCAAGCACAGGCACAACGGTTGCGGCATCTATCCGAGAATATCTCGAATGCAGATACGCCCGGCTATCGCCGCAAAATGATTTCGTTTGAGACCGCCCTGGGCCAAGGCGATTCAATCGCCAAAGTGGAGGTCGGGCGCGTTCGCCTGGACCAGACCGAACTGTCCCAAATCTACGATCCATCACACCCCTTGGCGGATGCAGGAGGGCAATACTCAGGCTCTAACGTAAATCTTTTGATCGAACTGGCGGATGCGCGCGAAGCGCAGCGTAGTTACGAGGCCAACCTCAAGATGTTTGATCAGGCGCGCAAAATGTCGAGCAGCCTTATGCAGCTTTTGCGTAACTGA
- the flgG gene encoding flagellar basal-body rod protein FlgG, with amino-acid sequence MRALKIAATGMTAQQMRVETISNNLANMSTTGYNARRAEFADLHYQQMARAGTVNASDGTVLPTGVQLGLGVRPSAVSMDLQQGSLAATGGDLDVAIEGLGYLEVTLPSGQTAYTRDGALKRTGEGLIVTSEGFPVGPEITIPADARSISVNADGEVYAYFDQAAAGQLLGQLTMTGFTNAKGLEAIGSNMFLETEASGPALVSSPGQDGLGTLRQGYLEASSVDAVREITDLIEAQRGYEMNAKVISAVDQMMSATTQVR; translated from the coding sequence ATGCGCGCCCTCAAAATTGCCGCTACAGGAATGACCGCTCAGCAAATGCGGGTTGAAACGATTTCCAACAACCTCGCTAATATGAGTACAACGGGATATAATGCCCGCCGTGCGGAGTTTGCTGATTTGCACTATCAGCAGATGGCGCGTGCGGGCACCGTCAATGCGTCCGACGGCACCGTTTTACCGACCGGTGTGCAGCTTGGTCTTGGAGTGCGTCCCTCCGCAGTGAGTATGGATTTGCAACAAGGCTCACTAGCTGCAACGGGCGGAGATCTCGATGTCGCAATAGAAGGACTGGGGTACCTGGAGGTCACACTGCCTAGTGGGCAGACGGCTTATACCCGCGATGGTGCTCTCAAACGTACAGGTGAAGGCCTGATTGTCACATCAGAAGGATTTCCCGTTGGGCCCGAAATCACCATTCCTGCCGATGCCAGAAGTATTTCGGTAAACGCGGACGGCGAGGTCTATGCCTATTTCGATCAAGCGGCTGCGGGCCAGCTCCTTGGCCAGCTTACGATGACAGGTTTCACAAATGCAAAAGGGCTAGAGGCTATCGGCAGCAACATGTTTCTAGAGACCGAAGCCTCCGGTCCTGCGCTTGTTTCCTCTCCCGGACAGGACGGCCTTGGTACCTTGCGGCAGGGTTATCTCGAAGCGAGCTCGGTCGATGCTGTGCGCGAAATCACCGATCTGATCGAGGCGCAGCGCGGGTATGAAATGAATGCAAAAGTTATCTCGGCCGTTGACCAGATGATGAGCGCAACAACACAGGTGCGCTAA
- the fliE gene encoding flagellar hook-basal body complex protein FliE, whose protein sequence is MELKSLSAIQNYTSAKPATMPIEGENGAANAFRNIAGDFASTLAKSETVAQSMMMGNADPHALVQALAQTELAVETAVNVRNKVVEAYQEILRMPV, encoded by the coding sequence ATGGAATTAAAATCACTTTCCGCAATCCAGAATTACACATCGGCAAAGCCCGCGACTATGCCAATAGAAGGGGAAAATGGGGCAGCAAACGCATTTCGCAATATTGCGGGTGACTTTGCTTCGACACTCGCAAAATCGGAAACGGTTGCACAGTCAATGATGATGGGGAATGCGGATCCGCATGCACTGGTTCAGGCGCTCGCGCAGACTGAACTCGCCGTCGAGACGGCAGTAAATGTGCGTAATAAGGTTGTTGAGGCTTATCAGGAAATTTTGCGGATGCCCGTCTGA
- a CDS encoding flagellar biosynthetic protein FliQ, with product MMDELVFFDTMRQGLWVAFIISLPILIAALISGVSIGLVQALTSVQEMTLTFVPKLAAIAVVFWMSMHFMTNTLVAFFHNQIIPLIIGG from the coding sequence ATGATGGATGAGTTGGTGTTTTTCGACACCATGCGACAAGGGCTTTGGGTGGCCTTTATCATATCTCTCCCCATTCTCATCGCAGCGCTTATTTCGGGTGTGTCTATCGGTTTGGTTCAGGCACTGACATCGGTTCAGGAAATGACCCTGACATTTGTCCCTAAACTTGCGGCGATTGCCGTCGTGTTCTGGATGTCGATGCACTTTATGACCAATACGCTTGTCGCATTCTTCCACAACCAGATTATCCCGCTCATCATCGGAGGTTAA
- the flgA gene encoding flagellar basal body P-ring formation chaperone FlgA: MRLFCISVAALAAFPLFAETVVPSRTIRPNQIITEIDVTFAAGDIETAYSRLSDVIGQEAYVALYAGRPIFMGDIGPPAVIDRNQIVGLRYRTNGITISTEGRALERGAVGDRIRVMNLGSRATLFGQILNDGTIEVRN; the protein is encoded by the coding sequence ATGAGACTATTTTGTATTTCCGTCGCAGCTCTTGCAGCCTTCCCCTTGTTCGCCGAAACAGTCGTGCCTTCGCGGACAATCCGTCCAAACCAGATCATCACAGAAATAGACGTCACCTTTGCGGCTGGTGATATTGAAACGGCGTATTCCCGCCTCTCCGATGTCATCGGTCAGGAAGCCTATGTCGCGCTCTATGCAGGTAGGCCGATCTTTATGGGTGACATCGGCCCGCCGGCAGTGATTGACCGGAACCAGATTGTCGGGCTCCGCTACCGCACGAACGGGATCACCATAAGCACCGAAGGCCGCGCATTGGAACGTGGGGCCGTCGGGGACCGGATCAGAGTGATGAACCTTGGATCGCGGGCAACTCTGTTCGGACAGATTTTGAATGATGGCACCATAGAAGTAAGGAACTGA